Proteins from a single region of Geminocystis sp. M7585_C2015_104:
- the def gene encoding peptide deformylase — MVLEIIQIGNPILRQVAKEVSDIENERIQKLIDDLISLTLSVNGVGIAAPQVGISERIIIVASHPNPRYPDAPLMSPLAMINPRIVSHSQEMVRGNEGCLSVRGKRGDVSRHREIEVEYYTRDGKFHRRQYSDFVARIIQHEIDHLNGILFVDRLEPVATDFDNSNQDIPVRQFS, encoded by the coding sequence ATGGTTTTAGAAATAATACAAATAGGCAATCCCATCCTCAGACAGGTAGCCAAAGAGGTTAGTGATATTGAAAATGAAAGGATTCAAAAGCTAATTGACGATTTAATCAGCCTTACCCTATCAGTCAATGGGGTAGGAATAGCTGCGCCACAGGTGGGGATATCTGAAAGAATAATTATTGTGGCTTCCCATCCCAATCCCCGTTATCCCGACGCGCCTTTGATGTCGCCACTAGCCATGATAAACCCTCGTATTGTCTCCCATTCCCAGGAAATGGTAAGGGGGAATGAGGGTTGTCTCAGCGTGAGAGGCAAAAGGGGAGATGTGTCTCGTCATCGGGAAATAGAAGTAGAGTATTATACTCGTGATGGTAAATTCCACCGTCGACAGTATTCCGATTTTGTTGCCAGGATTATCCAACATGAAATAGACCATCTCAATGGTATCCTTTTTGTAGACCGTCTTGAGCCCGTTGCCACCGATTTTGACAACAGTAATCAAGATATTCCGGTGAGACAATTTTCCTAA